Proteins encoded by one window of Caldisericaceae bacterium:
- the rplW gene encoding 50S ribosomal protein L23, translated as MEAYEILIRPVITEKTTKQMSQSKYTFIVHEDANVQMIKKAVEEAFNVKVKEVNIGKVFGKKKRNRYSFTLTPTYKKAIVTLYPGYKIDTIMNV; from the coding sequence ATGGAAGCTTATGAAATTTTAATTAGACCTGTGATTACAGAGAAAACAACAAAACAGATGTCCCAAAGCAAATATACTTTTATTGTCCATGAAGACGCAAACGTTCAGATGATTAAAAAAGCAGTTGAAGAAGCGTTTAATGTCAAAGTAAAAGAAGTGAACATTGGAAAAGTATTTGGTAAGAAAAAGCGAAATAGATATAGCTTTACTCTCACTCCTACTTATAAGAAAGCAATTGTAACCTTATATCCAGGATACAAGATAGATACAATAATGAACGTATAG
- the rplD gene encoding 50S ribosomal protein L4, which produces MKGNVIDVKNNSVGMLELSDEFFGREVKKHVIYAAVERYLANRRRGTADTKERGDVSYSTKKLRPQKGLGRSRQGARTSNIWKGGAVAFGPHPRDFSKKMNKKEIESAIFSALSSRFNDGDVYIVSSVNLPPKTKEGFELLKKISATINKELKDVLFVYSEENGEVERALRNISTVKPLNYRFLNAYDLMVFDSIIISKEAVEGIEGWWK; this is translated from the coding sequence ATGAAGGGAAATGTTATTGATGTTAAGAATAACTCTGTAGGGATGTTAGAATTGAGTGATGAATTTTTTGGAAGAGAAGTAAAGAAACATGTTATTTATGCTGCTGTAGAAAGGTATCTTGCAAATAGACGCAGAGGCACAGCAGATACAAAGGAAAGAGGCGATGTAAGTTATAGCACTAAAAAATTAAGGCCTCAGAAGGGTCTTGGTCGTTCAAGGCAAGGCGCAAGAACTTCCAACATCTGGAAAGGTGGCGCAGTTGCCTTTGGACCCCATCCGAGAGATTTTTCTAAGAAGATGAATAAAAAAGAGATAGAGAGTGCAATTTTCTCTGCTCTTTCATCTCGTTTTAATGATGGTGATGTTTATATTGTAAGCAGCGTTAATCTTCCCCCAAAAACAAAAGAGGGTTTTGAATTACTGAAGAAGATATCAGCAACTATAAATAAGGAACTCAAAGATGTTCTTTTTGTATACTCTGAAGAGAACGGAGAAGTAGAAAGAGCTTTAAGAAATATCTCTACTGTAAAGCCTCTAAACTATAGATTTCTTAATGCCTACGATTTAATGGTTTTTGATTCAATAATAATCTCAAAAGAGGCAGTTGAAGGGATTGAAGGGTGGTGGAAGTAA